Proteins from a genomic interval of Symmachiella macrocystis:
- a CDS encoding DUF4159 domain-containing protein, whose amino-acid sequence MSRRLPILITVALIAICLAQISHAQRRHRFSRDRHPRGRGGVPEWQIDKQFQSDVFTFARVRYGSYGRRGKWRTDYPDSDLNFSFRLQQLTSLKVDPNGKILQLTDEELFDYPFLYMIEPGNLFFEEAEVVALRRYLLNGGFLMVDDFWGYREWDNFYREIKRVFPNREPVEVPLEHPIFHCVYDLKERPQVPSIHAAEWGRDRGITWERGEDSRQVHYKAILDDNGRMMAFICHNTDLGDGWEREGENEWYFHEFSEKKAYPLGINIVFYAMTH is encoded by the coding sequence ATGTCACGACGTTTGCCGATCCTGATCACAGTCGCCCTGATCGCGATTTGTTTGGCGCAGATTTCACATGCTCAACGTCGCCACCGCTTTTCACGCGATCGCCACCCCAGAGGACGCGGCGGTGTGCCGGAATGGCAAATCGACAAGCAATTTCAAAGTGACGTGTTCACTTTCGCCCGCGTCCGGTACGGATCGTACGGCCGGAGAGGCAAATGGCGGACCGACTACCCCGACAGCGACTTAAACTTCTCCTTCCGCTTACAGCAGTTGACCTCATTAAAAGTCGATCCCAACGGCAAGATCTTGCAGCTGACCGATGAGGAACTATTCGACTATCCGTTCCTCTACATGATCGAACCAGGCAACTTGTTTTTCGAGGAAGCCGAGGTCGTGGCGCTGCGGCGGTATCTCCTCAACGGCGGTTTTTTGATGGTCGACGATTTTTGGGGCTATCGCGAATGGGACAACTTCTATCGTGAAATCAAACGAGTCTTCCCCAATCGCGAACCTGTGGAGGTTCCATTAGAGCATCCCATATTTCATTGCGTGTACGACCTCAAAGAACGCCCGCAGGTCCCGAGCATTCATGCCGCCGAATGGGGTCGTGATCGGGGGATCACCTGGGAGCGCGGCGAGGACTCGCGGCAAGTGCACTACAAGGCAATCCTCGATGACAATGGCCGCATGATGGCATTCATTTGCCACAACACCGATCTGGGCGACGGTTGGGAACGCGAAGGGGAAAACGAATGGTACTTCCACGAATTTTCTGAAAAGAAAGCCTATCCGCTGGGAATCAACATCGTGTTTTATGCGATGACGCATTGA
- a CDS encoding AAA family ATPase: protein MATAAENFETQQQIVERVHAARGLIQNELSKTIIGQQEVIDQLLYGLFAGGHCLITGAPGLAKTLLVNSIAQVFDLKFQRIQFTPDLMPADITGTEILEEDAHGHRTLQFVKGPIFANVLLADEINRTPPKTQAALLEAMQEHQVTAAGVKYRLEEPFFVLATQNPIEMEGTYPLPEAQLDRFMFNIVIDYLPEDDEVAVVTRTTSVAAEKIQALYTGQDVQQFHAIVRQVPVAEDVVRYAVRLAAASRPNTTEAPGFVNEWVSWGAGLRAAQNLVLGAKARALLSERAHVSEDDIRALVHPTMRHRILVNYRAEAEGVTVESVIEQLLETVERPAAR from the coding sequence TTGGCGACGGCGGCTGAGAATTTTGAAACGCAGCAACAAATCGTGGAACGGGTCCATGCGGCGCGGGGCTTGATCCAGAATGAGTTGTCCAAAACCATCATCGGGCAGCAGGAGGTCATCGACCAACTCTTGTACGGGCTGTTCGCCGGTGGACATTGTCTGATCACCGGCGCGCCGGGACTGGCCAAGACATTGCTGGTCAATTCGATCGCGCAGGTGTTTGATTTAAAATTCCAGCGCATTCAATTCACGCCCGACTTGATGCCGGCGGATATCACCGGAACCGAGATTCTAGAAGAGGATGCGCATGGGCACCGCACGTTGCAATTTGTCAAAGGACCGATTTTTGCCAATGTGCTTCTGGCCGATGAAATCAACCGCACCCCGCCCAAAACACAGGCCGCGCTGTTGGAGGCGATGCAAGAGCATCAAGTCACTGCTGCCGGGGTGAAATACCGCTTGGAAGAACCGTTTTTTGTGTTGGCGACGCAAAATCCAATCGAAATGGAAGGGACCTATCCGCTTCCCGAAGCGCAGTTGGACCGCTTCATGTTCAACATCGTGATCGATTACCTTCCCGAAGATGACGAGGTGGCCGTCGTCACCCGTACAACGTCGGTGGCTGCGGAAAAAATTCAAGCACTCTACACGGGCCAGGATGTGCAGCAATTTCACGCGATCGTACGTCAAGTCCCCGTGGCCGAGGATGTCGTTCGTTACGCTGTGCGCTTAGCGGCCGCATCTCGCCCCAATACGACCGAGGCGCCGGGGTTTGTCAACGAATGGGTCAGCTGGGGTGCAGGGCTACGAGCGGCACAAAACCTCGTGCTCGGCGCCAAGGCGCGGGCCTTATTGAGCGAGCGCGCTCATGTGAGTGAAGACGATATTCGCGCCCTCGTGCACCCAACGATGCGGCACCGAATTTTGGTCAACTACCGTGCGGAAGCCGAAGGGGTGACTGTGGAATCGGTCATTGAGCAGTTATTGGAAACCGTGGAAAGGCCTGCTGCGCGATGA
- a CDS encoding DUF58 domain-containing protein gives MTQPAANLTPAARRSDDILDPGSLMRIKALELRAKIVVQGFMHGLHRSPYHGFSVEFSEYRQYSPGDDPRYLDWKLYARSDRHYIKRFEDETNLRCHLAVDSSRSMSYGSLGYTKADYAATLAGTLAYFLSLQHDAVGLVRFDERLDDILPPHYRPGQLRRLMLALERPSAGRGTDVAEPLRQFAEYVSRRGVVVILSDCLAELDGLETALGTLRSRGQDVILFQILDPAETSFDFEESLLFEDLETGRDLYVDPQQVRAGYLEKLEAHNQSVRATCDKLGIEYFPLTTDQPLDGALHDFLQARRRRGRRVSRRGV, from the coding sequence ATGACTCAGCCCGCCGCCAACTTGACGCCGGCCGCGCGCCGCAGCGACGATATTCTCGATCCCGGATCGTTGATGCGGATCAAGGCGTTGGAACTGCGAGCCAAGATCGTCGTGCAAGGTTTCATGCATGGGTTGCACCGTAGTCCCTATCACGGTTTTTCCGTCGAGTTCTCCGAATATCGCCAATACAGTCCGGGCGACGACCCGCGATATCTCGACTGGAAACTCTACGCCCGCAGCGACCGGCACTACATCAAACGCTTCGAAGATGAAACCAACCTCCGCTGCCACCTGGCGGTCGATAGCAGCCGGTCAATGAGTTACGGCAGCTTGGGATATACCAAAGCGGACTATGCGGCCACCTTGGCTGGAACGTTGGCCTATTTCTTGTCACTGCAACACGACGCGGTCGGACTGGTCCGTTTTGATGAACGCCTCGACGATATCTTACCGCCGCATTATCGCCCCGGACAATTGCGGCGGCTGATGTTGGCGCTCGAGCGCCCCTCGGCCGGTCGCGGGACAGACGTTGCCGAGCCGCTGCGGCAGTTCGCGGAGTACGTCAGCCGTCGGGGAGTCGTGGTGATCCTGTCCGATTGTTTGGCAGAGCTGGACGGTTTAGAGACCGCGTTGGGGACGCTCAGGTCACGAGGGCAGGATGTGATTCTGTTTCAAATTCTCGATCCAGCCGAGACGAGTTTCGACTTCGAGGAATCGCTGCTGTTTGAGGACTTGGAAACAGGACGCGACTTATATGTTGATCCCCAACAGGTCCGCGCCGGGTATCTCGAAAAACTGGAAGCGCACAATCAATCCGTGCGGGCAACATGTGACAAGTTGGGAATCGAATACTTTCCGCTGACAACAGACCAACCGCTGGACGGAGCACTGCATGATTTCTTGCAGGCGCGAAGGCGTCGCGGGCGGCGAGTTTCCAGGAGGGGCGTATGA
- a CDS encoding BatA domain-containing protein, protein MSFLAPLYAAGILAVSLPILFHLVRRTPRERVVFSSLMFLSPSPLRVTRRSRLENLWLLFLRGLAICLLALAFARPFFRNTSHAPVAQQTGQRVVLLVDSSASMRRDGLWDQAVQRVLTEVDQCAANDQVALVAFDSHIRPLITFSEWDNTSNGSRRQMIRSTLDDLKPSWRATHLDAALTAASDLLSRDAAAESDPTAATKRIIVISDLQQGSRLTGLRAHRWPVEIQVSIASFTPAATTNAGLQIVAPGPEDRHTRDAGTVRVRIDNAADSQRDRFQIGWVETAAESDEKPTSDNARIDVYVPAGQSRIVQAPPRPAEVEAASLKLTGDDQEFDNVAYHVAAKLAEMKIWYLGDDTGEDPQKPRYFLERALAETPARHVEIIAPDETEFVAAPGDIALAVVTAQPTAEQIATLQHLLSNGGTVLYSLPSAAAAEALSQLIGGQTIAATEADTSTYAMLEDIQFDHSLFASFSESRFSDFTKIRFWKHRRIDEAALPGAEILARFDDGAVALVEVPVGKGRLLLFTSGWHPEDSQLALSSKFAPLLNAILERSAGISAELPSYYVGDAVVCTLDEGGGGEGEIVLTAPDAVQTQLAFNGRSTDATDTPGIYRFQRGDRSQAFAVNLPPQESKTAALPVEQLEQLGLVLQSTPTAAELAQQEQQQRQLKNRELESRQKLWHWLVLAALVVLILETWWAGRTARAAAPVA, encoded by the coding sequence ATGAGTTTCCTGGCTCCCCTCTATGCCGCGGGCATCTTGGCCGTCTCGCTCCCGATTTTATTTCACCTCGTGCGGCGTACTCCGCGCGAGCGCGTGGTGTTCAGCTCGTTGATGTTTCTCTCCCCTTCTCCGCTACGGGTCACGCGGCGGAGTCGGTTGGAAAATCTGTGGTTGTTGTTTCTGCGTGGACTAGCGATTTGCTTGTTGGCGCTGGCCTTCGCTCGGCCATTTTTCCGAAATACCAGTCACGCGCCGGTTGCGCAACAGACTGGCCAACGGGTCGTACTGCTGGTCGATTCCAGTGCCAGCATGCGCCGCGATGGGCTTTGGGATCAAGCCGTTCAGCGGGTACTGACGGAAGTCGATCAGTGCGCCGCAAACGATCAAGTCGCATTGGTCGCCTTTGACTCACACATTCGCCCGCTCATCACGTTTTCGGAATGGGACAACACATCCAACGGCAGTCGCCGGCAAATGATTCGCAGCACATTGGACGACCTCAAACCGAGTTGGCGGGCGACTCATCTTGATGCGGCGCTGACGGCCGCATCGGACTTACTATCGCGCGATGCCGCCGCGGAGTCTGATCCCACCGCCGCAACCAAACGAATAATCGTGATTTCCGATTTACAACAGGGAAGCCGTTTGACTGGACTGCGAGCCCATCGCTGGCCGGTGGAAATCCAGGTCTCCATCGCGTCATTCACACCGGCAGCAACCACCAATGCCGGTTTACAAATTGTCGCGCCGGGACCGGAAGATCGGCATACCCGCGATGCCGGCACCGTCCGCGTCCGCATCGACAATGCCGCTGACTCCCAGCGCGATCGATTCCAAATCGGCTGGGTCGAGACCGCTGCAGAATCGGACGAAAAACCCACATCAGACAACGCACGCATCGACGTGTATGTTCCCGCCGGGCAAAGCCGTATCGTGCAAGCACCGCCGCGCCCCGCAGAGGTCGAAGCCGCCTCGCTAAAACTGACCGGGGACGACCAGGAATTCGACAACGTCGCCTATCACGTTGCTGCAAAACTGGCCGAGATGAAGATCTGGTACTTAGGTGACGACACGGGTGAGGACCCGCAAAAACCACGTTACTTTCTAGAACGGGCTTTGGCCGAGACACCCGCGCGGCATGTAGAAATCATTGCGCCTGACGAAACGGAATTCGTAGCTGCGCCCGGCGACATTGCCTTGGCCGTCGTGACCGCCCAACCGACGGCGGAGCAGATCGCGACTTTGCAACATCTTCTTAGCAACGGCGGCACGGTACTGTATAGTCTGCCATCAGCAGCGGCGGCCGAAGCGTTATCGCAGTTGATCGGCGGACAAACGATTGCCGCGACCGAAGCCGACACCAGCACTTATGCGATGCTGGAGGACATCCAGTTCGACCATTCGCTATTCGCCTCGTTTTCCGAATCGCGCTTTAGCGACTTCACCAAGATTCGTTTTTGGAAACATCGCCGGATCGATGAAGCGGCACTCCCCGGCGCAGAGATCTTGGCCCGTTTCGATGATGGCGCAGTGGCGCTGGTCGAGGTACCCGTCGGGAAAGGCCGGTTGTTGTTGTTCACCTCCGGTTGGCATCCCGAGGATAGCCAATTAGCGCTCTCCTCAAAGTTCGCGCCGCTGCTCAATGCGATTTTGGAACGCAGTGCGGGAATCTCCGCGGAATTGCCATCGTATTATGTCGGCGACGCGGTCGTCTGCACATTGGATGAAGGGGGCGGCGGCGAAGGCGAGATTGTGCTGACAGCGCCCGATGCGGTGCAGACGCAACTGGCATTCAACGGCCGCAGCACCGACGCGACCGATACGCCGGGGATCTATCGGTTTCAACGCGGCGACCGGTCGCAGGCGTTCGCGGTCAATCTACCTCCGCAAGAAAGCAAAACCGCTGCGTTGCCGGTTGAACAATTAGAACAGTTGGGGCTGGTGTTACAAAGCACGCCAACCGCCGCGGAACTGGCCCAACAAGAACAACAACAACGGCAACTGAAAAACCGTGAATTGGAAAGCCGTCAAAAACTGTGGCATTGGTTGGTTTTGGCAGCCCTGGTTGTGTTGATCCTCGAAACCTGGTGGGCAGGTCGTACGGCACGGGCCGCTGCGCCTGTTGCTTGA
- a CDS encoding lysophospholipid acyltransferase family protein: MQRRWRYVAEYAVFRTFVGMVDAMPARAAARVAEMASNAFFRFLPRKLTRYQVARENLQNAFGEEINDAQADDIIRRMWAHLFRMVVEMIQLRRKLRVENCKQVLRFHQKEEVVQALYSDRPVLFLSGHFGNWEIGISCFGVFGFEMNIVARDLDNPYLDKWFRKFREQTGHHTISKKGGFDKMAVELAAGGTIALLGDQDAGRRGVFVDFFGRPASTHRAIALMALQYDALICVGYSRRLEDRFGDGLPLHYEVGCEEVIDPRTIDAEDEVAEITRRYSAALERAIRKSPEQYFWVHRRWKSIPGQKRKRKQQPLKKAG; this comes from the coding sequence ATGCAGCGGCGATGGCGATACGTGGCGGAGTACGCGGTTTTTCGCACCTTTGTGGGCATGGTCGATGCCATGCCCGCGCGGGCCGCGGCGCGCGTGGCGGAAATGGCCAGCAATGCCTTCTTCCGCTTTTTGCCGCGCAAGCTGACCCGCTATCAGGTGGCGCGGGAGAATCTTCAAAATGCCTTCGGCGAGGAGATTAACGACGCGCAGGCCGACGACATCATCCGCCGAATGTGGGCGCATCTGTTTCGCATGGTTGTGGAGATGATTCAACTCCGCCGCAAGCTCCGCGTGGAGAACTGCAAACAGGTGCTGCGGTTTCATCAAAAAGAAGAGGTCGTGCAAGCGCTCTACAGCGACCGTCCGGTACTATTCTTGAGCGGGCATTTTGGCAACTGGGAAATCGGCATCAGTTGTTTTGGTGTGTTCGGTTTTGAAATGAACATCGTCGCCCGCGATCTGGATAACCCATATCTCGACAAATGGTTTCGCAAGTTCCGCGAACAGACCGGCCATCACACGATCTCCAAAAAAGGGGGATTCGATAAGATGGCCGTCGAACTGGCCGCCGGCGGCACGATTGCGCTGTTGGGTGATCAGGATGCGGGACGTCGCGGCGTCTTTGTCGATTTCTTCGGCCGCCCCGCCTCGACCCACCGCGCAATTGCTCTGATGGCGCTACAATACGATGCGCTGATTTGTGTGGGCTATTCGCGCCGCTTGGAAGACCGCTTCGGCGACGGATTGCCGTTGCACTATGAAGTGGGCTGCGAAGAGGTGATCGACCCGCGCACCATCGACGCTGAGGATGAGGTGGCTGAAATCACCCGCCGCTACAGCGCCGCCTTGGAACGGGCAATTCGTAAATCGCCTGAACAATACTTCTGGGTCCATCGTCGCTGGAAAAGCATTCCCGGGCAGAAACGAAAACGCAAACAACAACCGCTGAAAAAAGCGGGTTGA
- a CDS encoding Gfo/Idh/MocA family protein, whose amino-acid sequence MPIGFGLVGCGMIASFHARAIEDLRGAKIVALFDSFPASAERLAKSIPGVAVYSDYGEFLKHPGLDIVNVCTPSGAHMEVAVKAANAKKHVVVEKPLEITLKRCDKIIEACKKNKVKLATILPSRFSGANMALKKAIDSGRFGKLTLGDTYVKWWRSQEYYDSGGWRGTWALDGGGAYMNQAIHNVDLLYWLMGDVAEVSGITDRLAHERIEVEDTGVATVRFKNGALGVLEATTSAYPGLLKKTEIHGTTGTAIVEQDDILLWDFAKSTKKDDTIRETFAKKAGSTGGASDPSAISYAGHLAQLKDFIKAIKTNSTPVIDGREGRKSVEIILAIYKSSHTGRRVQLPLKSDPRLPR is encoded by the coding sequence ATGCCCATCGGCTTTGGACTCGTAGGGTGCGGCATGATTGCCTCGTTTCATGCCCGTGCAATTGAAGATTTACGTGGCGCCAAAATAGTGGCGCTGTTCGATTCGTTCCCAGCTTCGGCGGAGCGGTTGGCCAAATCGATTCCCGGCGTCGCCGTGTACAGCGATTATGGCGAATTCCTGAAGCATCCCGGTTTAGACATCGTCAACGTTTGCACCCCCAGTGGGGCCCACATGGAGGTTGCCGTCAAAGCGGCCAACGCCAAAAAGCACGTTGTCGTCGAAAAACCGCTGGAAATCACGCTCAAACGCTGTGACAAAATCATCGAGGCCTGCAAGAAAAACAAGGTCAAACTGGCCACGATCCTGCCCTCACGATTTAGTGGGGCGAATATGGCGCTCAAAAAAGCGATCGATAGCGGTCGGTTTGGCAAATTGACGTTGGGAGACACCTACGTCAAATGGTGGCGTAGCCAAGAGTACTACGACAGTGGCGGATGGCGGGGGACTTGGGCACTCGATGGCGGGGGGGCCTATATGAATCAGGCGATTCACAATGTGGATTTGCTGTACTGGCTCATGGGAGACGTCGCGGAGGTCTCGGGAATCACCGACCGGTTGGCGCACGAGCGGATCGAAGTCGAGGATACGGGTGTCGCGACGGTCCGCTTCAAAAACGGCGCATTGGGTGTTTTGGAAGCGACGACGAGCGCCTATCCCGGTTTGCTGAAAAAGACGGAAATCCACGGCACGACCGGCACGGCGATCGTAGAGCAAGATGACATTTTGCTCTGGGATTTCGCGAAATCGACCAAGAAAGACGACACGATTCGCGAAACATTCGCCAAGAAAGCAGGCAGTACCGGGGGCGCCAGCGACCCGTCGGCGATTTCCTATGCCGGCCATTTGGCGCAATTGAAAGACTTCATCAAGGCGATCAAAACCAACAGCACCCCCGTGATTGATGGTCGCGAAGGCCGTAAAAGCGTGGAAATTATTCTGGCGATCTACAAATCCTCGCACACCGGTCGCCGCGTGCAATTGCCGCTGAAAAGCGACCCCCGCCTCCCGCGCTGA
- a CDS encoding efflux RND transporter permease subunit: MRHFFERRGPGGLGLALWVVVGMAFIAPIAVLGLRDVELENNVGDWLEPNNLQARKFRWLEKQFPHEDAVLASWDDSQIGDPRLEEFAEKLQGKADSNGRRRGGLPFISKVRTPLELLDRMEQNDVTRDESLERLSGVLISAGKLRLVLSETGKHREKAARAKIAEWSKSKLGLEVEVLDKIQDKLLTDNEDATDEEKLDEVLASEHDLRVSWPGMKPGIPATIAFQDAILDLRFEDTDGDQPTEPIVEDAFFYPGAPVAVVIYINEAGMADKGEAIRSIRAAAEEVGIAPDTLHLSGGAVAASALNQAVIKSSWNTNFPMWMLHHRSVMLLSGLVGLLLTFYMMRSFRLGLMVLAVSYLTPLVTVALVPVTGGSMNMVLIVMPSLLLMLTISGSIHVGNYWKHAAARDMRTAVVEAVEMARKPCMLASFTTVIGLLSLATSHLTPVRDFGLYSAAGMIISLVMVLYALPSLLQLWPPKQPKVEETEHLYWRNLANWITEHSTIVTCVFLVACVATTSGLAYFRTETKVIKYFPETSRVYQDYAFLENNLSGVVPVQIVAKFADVKRGGPNFAERAKLVRDLQAKISQLSDVSGTMSLADFLPTPEPLPEDASRLARLREQTAARAMETRVKEDKNHQAQALLVVAEEKTDFSEPGDELWKITAQVAVLTDVDYGDLMAQMDQISAEALRLEPTAGHVVTGMVPLFLETQQEVLNSLITSFGLAFAMIGCVLMVVLRHPLAGFFAMLPNVLPIGMVFGMISWFRIPVDIGTMITASVALGIAVDGTVHLLTWFRTGIFENLTRKQSIAQALEHCGPAMFQTSIVTSLGLIVLYPAELLLISRFGWLMASLIGMALVADVILLPALLAGPLGTFIERQVRKSMPTIVRAEPAPPAASPVSLKPHISPSRASISRQRD, translated from the coding sequence ATGAGGCATTTTTTCGAGAGGCGTGGTCCCGGCGGGTTAGGGCTGGCCCTGTGGGTCGTGGTGGGCATGGCATTTATTGCTCCCATCGCTGTACTGGGTCTCCGCGACGTCGAACTGGAAAACAACGTCGGTGATTGGCTGGAGCCAAACAATCTGCAGGCCCGCAAGTTCCGCTGGCTGGAGAAGCAGTTCCCGCACGAAGACGCGGTCTTGGCGTCCTGGGATGACAGCCAGATTGGCGATCCCCGGCTGGAAGAATTCGCCGAGAAACTGCAAGGTAAGGCCGACTCCAACGGACGCCGACGAGGCGGGCTGCCGTTCATTTCAAAGGTCCGCACACCACTGGAATTGCTGGACCGGATGGAACAAAACGATGTGACGCGCGATGAGTCGCTGGAACGACTTTCGGGCGTGTTAATCAGCGCCGGCAAACTGCGGCTGGTCCTGTCTGAAACCGGCAAGCACCGCGAAAAGGCGGCGCGCGCGAAAATCGCCGAGTGGTCGAAATCAAAGCTTGGTTTAGAAGTCGAAGTCCTGGACAAAATTCAGGACAAGCTGCTCACCGACAACGAAGACGCCACCGACGAAGAAAAACTGGACGAAGTGCTCGCTTCGGAGCACGATCTACGGGTGAGTTGGCCCGGCATGAAACCCGGTATACCAGCAACAATCGCCTTTCAGGATGCGATCCTCGACCTTCGATTCGAGGATACTGACGGGGATCAACCCACAGAACCGATCGTAGAGGATGCGTTCTTTTACCCGGGCGCGCCGGTGGCGGTCGTCATTTATATCAATGAAGCCGGGATGGCCGACAAAGGAGAGGCCATCCGTAGCATTCGTGCCGCCGCTGAGGAGGTCGGGATTGCCCCGGACACATTGCATCTTTCCGGCGGCGCCGTGGCAGCTTCGGCACTCAACCAGGCGGTGATCAAGTCGTCGTGGAACACGAATTTTCCGATGTGGATGTTACACCATCGCTCGGTGATGCTGCTCTCGGGTTTAGTTGGGCTGTTGCTCACGTTTTATATGATGCGCAGCTTTCGTTTGGGACTGATGGTCCTGGCCGTTTCGTATTTGACGCCCCTCGTCACCGTAGCCTTGGTCCCCGTAACAGGGGGGAGCATGAATATGGTGTTGATTGTGATGCCATCTTTACTGTTGATGCTGACGATTTCGGGCAGCATTCATGTCGGCAATTATTGGAAACATGCGGCGGCGCGCGATATGCGAACGGCTGTCGTGGAAGCCGTCGAAATGGCCCGCAAGCCATGCATGCTCGCTAGCTTCACAACGGTCATCGGGCTGTTGTCACTGGCGACCAGCCATCTTACGCCCGTGCGTGATTTTGGTTTGTACTCAGCGGCCGGCATGATCATTTCACTGGTCATGGTTTTATATGCCCTACCCTCGCTACTGCAATTGTGGCCGCCCAAACAGCCCAAGGTCGAAGAAACCGAGCATCTTTACTGGCGAAATTTGGCAAATTGGATCACAGAACATAGCACAATCGTGACCTGTGTTTTTCTTGTGGCATGCGTGGCGACAACTTCTGGCTTGGCTTACTTCCGCACCGAAACCAAGGTGATCAAGTATTTCCCGGAGACATCGCGGGTTTATCAGGACTATGCGTTTTTAGAAAATAACCTCTCTGGGGTGGTGCCGGTCCAAATCGTTGCCAAATTTGCTGACGTGAAACGGGGCGGACCAAACTTCGCTGAGCGCGCCAAACTGGTGCGTGACTTACAGGCGAAAATCTCGCAATTGTCGGATGTCAGCGGAACCATGTCGTTGGCGGACTTTTTGCCAACACCCGAACCATTACCCGAGGACGCCTCCCGATTAGCACGCCTGCGGGAACAAACCGCCGCGCGGGCCATGGAGACGCGTGTCAAAGAGGACAAAAACCACCAAGCGCAAGCCTTACTGGTCGTCGCTGAAGAGAAAACCGACTTTAGCGAACCAGGGGATGAGCTGTGGAAAATCACGGCGCAGGTCGCCGTGCTCACTGATGTGGATTACGGCGATTTGATGGCCCAGATGGACCAGATCAGCGCCGAAGCATTACGGCTGGAGCCAACCGCGGGACATGTCGTCACCGGCATGGTGCCGCTGTTTTTAGAAACCCAACAAGAAGTTCTAAACAGCCTGATCACCAGTTTCGGGCTAGCGTTTGCAATGATCGGTTGCGTGTTGATGGTCGTGCTGCGGCATCCGCTGGCGGGATTTTTCGCCATGCTGCCGAATGTGCTGCCCATCGGTATGGTCTTCGGCATGATTTCGTGGTTTCGCATTCCGGTGGACATTGGCACCATGATCACCGCTTCGGTGGCACTGGGGATCGCAGTCGATGGAACCGTGCACCTGCTGACGTGGTTCCGCACCGGTATTTTTGAAAATCTCACCCGCAAGCAATCCATCGCACAAGCATTGGAGCATTGTGGACCGGCGATGTTTCAAACCAGCATTGTCACCAGTTTGGGACTGATTGTGTTGTACCCAGCGGAGTTGTTGTTGATCAGTCGCTTCGGCTGGCTAATGGCGTCGCTGATCGGCATGGCGCTGGTCGCCGATGTGATATTGCTTCCCGCATTGTTGGCCGGGCCGCTAGGTACGTTCATCGAACGTCAAGTGCGCAAGTCGATGCCAACAATCGTTCGCGCCGAACCAGCGCCACCGGCAGCAAGCCCAGTCTCGCTGAAGCCGCACATCAGCCCCTCACGCGCCAGCATTTCACGGCAACGCGATTAA